In one window of Streptomyces sp. NBC_01224 DNA:
- a CDS encoding MarR family transcriptional regulator yields MATENLSPALHTPASSHPYAKASRGYGKRSAPDQRPARADDFMLLPERERYIAGYVDHLPEGAAMDIKSLAKSIPLYGQMAVGSALRALGVAGHLRHAQCRVEQRGQVRWVTRTFWSRTARDNEWWGAFLDAENDRAPQEAAATTAPPPPLRVPAEAPAPQAGAQPPTPAPVTPAEPAAQPASTGPVPVVPQQRTPEPALGQPSPAYLALARLGRLEPRLALSAADCAILEPLATQWFARGVDANYLTHALTSGLPTRVDSPIGFVRRRLNDKIPPDLPTTRTPAMPGTPVRRLMVECTECGTPGPSEALPDGLCRPCRKPDPDPASEQATGANAERNVGSLVAELRGMLKHP; encoded by the coding sequence GTGGCTACCGAGAACCTTAGCCCTGCCCTGCATACGCCCGCATCCTCACACCCGTACGCGAAAGCCAGCCGCGGCTATGGCAAGCGGTCCGCACCCGACCAACGCCCCGCGCGCGCCGACGACTTCATGCTGCTGCCCGAGCGGGAGCGGTACATCGCCGGGTACGTCGACCATCTGCCCGAAGGTGCGGCCATGGACATCAAGTCGCTGGCCAAGAGCATCCCCCTGTACGGGCAGATGGCCGTCGGCAGCGCCCTCAGGGCCCTGGGAGTGGCCGGTCACCTGCGGCACGCTCAGTGCCGGGTCGAGCAGCGCGGCCAGGTCCGCTGGGTCACCCGCACCTTCTGGTCCCGCACTGCCAGGGACAATGAATGGTGGGGCGCCTTCCTGGACGCCGAGAACGACCGGGCCCCCCAGGAAGCAGCCGCAACCACCGCTCCCCCGCCGCCGCTCCGGGTCCCCGCGGAAGCACCCGCTCCCCAAGCCGGGGCACAACCGCCGACCCCGGCCCCCGTGACACCGGCCGAGCCCGCAGCGCAGCCCGCCTCGACCGGTCCCGTACCCGTCGTACCGCAGCAGCGAACCCCCGAACCGGCCCTGGGGCAGCCCTCGCCCGCGTACCTCGCCCTGGCCCGACTTGGCCGGCTCGAACCGCGCCTGGCCCTCTCGGCCGCCGACTGCGCCATCCTGGAACCACTGGCCACCCAGTGGTTCGCCCGGGGCGTGGACGCCAACTACCTCACCCACGCCCTCACCTCCGGCCTCCCCACCCGGGTCGACTCCCCCATCGGCTTCGTACGCCGCCGCCTCAACGACAAGATCCCACCCGACCTGCCCACCACCCGGACACCGGCCATGCCGGGTACTCCCGTCCGGCGCCTGATGGTGGAATGCACCGAATGCGGCACACCCGGCCCATCCGAAGCACTCCCCGACGGCCTCTGCCGCCCCTGCCGCAAACCCGACCCGGACCCCGCAAGCGAGCAGGCCACCGGAGCCAACGCCGAACGCAACGTCGGCAGCCTCGTCGCCGAACTCCGGGGCATGCTCAAACACCCCTGA
- a CDS encoding TetR/AcrR family transcriptional regulator, with the protein MTTSSSHTTRPGARRQRLDENQRRAQIMTAAVEELADCGYDGLSLTRVAERAGVSKGLIWHYFADKDDLMESTARATMTTIRDRIADSLDLTEPVPDIMRAALRRAAALTATHQGELTALNHIVHNLRHPDGTPRLTSDAYEETYQAQESLFRRGQAEGTLRDFDTRVMAITYQGAIGVMIGYLGTKHPHIDPDDYADKLADILLAGIQQN; encoded by the coding sequence ATGACCACTTCGTCCTCACACACCACAAGGCCGGGTGCACGTCGGCAGCGGCTCGACGAGAATCAACGCCGGGCACAAATCATGACCGCAGCCGTGGAGGAGCTCGCCGACTGCGGCTACGACGGCCTGTCGTTGACTCGCGTTGCCGAGCGGGCCGGCGTATCCAAGGGCCTCATCTGGCACTACTTCGCCGACAAGGACGACCTGATGGAGTCCACTGCCAGGGCGACGATGACTACCATCCGCGACCGCATCGCGGACTCGCTCGACCTGACCGAGCCCGTCCCGGACATCATGCGCGCAGCCCTACGCCGAGCTGCGGCCTTGACCGCCACCCACCAGGGAGAACTCACCGCGCTCAACCACATCGTTCACAACCTGCGTCACCCCGATGGCACGCCGCGCCTGACGTCTGACGCCTACGAAGAGACCTACCAAGCACAGGAATCGCTGTTCCGACGCGGCCAAGCCGAGGGAACCCTGCGCGACTTCGACACCCGCGTGATGGCCATCACCTACCAAGGGGCGATCGGCGTGATGATCGGATACCTCGGAACCAAGCACCCCCACATCGACCCTGACGACTACGCCGACAAACTCGCGGACATCTTGCTCGCCGGCATCCAGCAAAATTGA
- a CDS encoding NIPSNAP family protein yields MITIHLKYEIDADKLEDFEEYGRRWVGLVNRFGGTHHGYFLPSEGDSDIAYALFSFPSLAAYEQYRTDSMSDPECQDAFELARNTRCIKRYERRFLRPLDVAS; encoded by the coding sequence GTGATCACCATTCATCTGAAATACGAGATCGACGCCGACAAGCTTGAGGACTTCGAGGAATACGGCCGCCGCTGGGTCGGGCTCGTCAACCGTTTCGGCGGGACGCACCACGGCTACTTCCTGCCGAGTGAGGGCGACAGCGACATCGCGTACGCCCTCTTCTCCTTTCCCAGTCTCGCCGCGTACGAGCAGTACCGCACGGACAGCATGTCCGACCCGGAGTGCCAGGATGCCTTCGAACTGGCTCGTAACACCCGCTGTATCAAGCGGTACGAGCGCCGCTTCCTGCGGCCGCTCGACGTCGCGTCCTAA
- a CDS encoding NAD(P)-dependent oxidoreductase: MTTHTNSPSAPVDVTVTVTVIGLGAMGQALAGALLDAGHRTTIWNRSPGKGEKLVARGAVRAGSAEEAVRASELVITCVVDHEASRQILDPLTDALAGRVLVDLTSDTPDRARTSAAWADTHALDYLAGAIMVPVEVIGGPEALIFYAGSQSAYDRYEAVLKALGAGAPFLGPDHALAAAYDMAMLDFFYGSMAGLVHAFALAGAESIPAAAIAPYLQTIVNILPPIVAGTAADIDAKEYNGAGANLAMMTAGVDHLLHASRSRGLDTSQLEAIKAVSDRAIAKGHGADSWASTVEALAG, translated from the coding sequence ATGACCACGCATACGAACAGCCCGTCCGCACCTGTCGACGTCACCGTCACCGTCACCGTCATCGGCCTCGGCGCCATGGGCCAGGCACTCGCCGGCGCCCTCCTGGACGCCGGCCATCGCACCACCATCTGGAACCGCTCTCCGGGCAAGGGTGAAAAGCTCGTCGCCCGGGGGGCTGTCCGGGCCGGATCGGCCGAAGAGGCCGTACGGGCAAGTGAGTTGGTGATCACCTGTGTTGTCGACCACGAGGCCTCGCGGCAGATCCTGGATCCGCTGACGGACGCGCTCGCCGGACGCGTCCTTGTCGACCTCACCTCGGACACCCCGGACCGCGCCCGCACCTCCGCGGCCTGGGCGGACACCCATGCGCTCGACTATCTGGCGGGCGCGATCATGGTGCCGGTCGAGGTGATCGGCGGGCCGGAGGCGCTGATCTTCTACGCCGGGTCGCAGTCCGCGTACGACAGGTACGAGGCGGTGCTCAAGGCGCTCGGCGCGGGCGCCCCGTTCCTGGGGCCGGATCACGCCCTCGCGGCCGCGTACGACATGGCGATGCTGGACTTCTTCTACGGCAGCATGGCGGGGCTGGTCCACGCCTTCGCCCTGGCCGGGGCCGAGAGCATCCCCGCCGCAGCCATCGCCCCGTATCTGCAGACCATCGTGAACATCCTGCCGCCCATCGTGGCCGGGACGGCGGCCGACATCGACGCGAAGGAGTACAACGGCGCGGGTGCCAACCTCGCCATGATGACCGCCGGTGTCGATCACCTGCTGCACGCGTCCCGCAGCAGGGGGCTGGACACATCTCAGCTGGAGGCGATCAAGGCCGTCTCCGACCGTGCGATCGCCAAGGGGCACGGCGCCGATTCATGGGCGAGCACGGTCGAGGCGCTCGCCGGCTGA
- a CDS encoding transposase, translating into MAGVITASEPSWIAPFTGLSPRAFGKLVTVLRRKGADAVRKGRPWSLPLEDRALLVATYWRTNLTMRQLDPLFGVSKSAADRIIDDIGPMLALQPRKRFAKDTVLIVDGTLVPTRDHTIAAQSKNYRYSTNHQVVIDADTRLVVVVGRPLAGNRNDCKAWEESGAKAAVGRTMTIADGGYPGTGLVMPHRRRRDEDLPEWKQAHNTSHKQVRARIEHVFTRMKTWKTLRDCRLKGDGVHHAVLGIARMHNLSLAG; encoded by the coding sequence GTGGCTGGTGTGATCACGGCGTCGGAGCCGTCCTGGATAGCCCCGTTCACCGGGCTGAGCCCGCGCGCCTTCGGAAAGCTGGTGACGGTTCTGCGGCGCAAGGGTGCGGACGCGGTCCGCAAGGGCCGGCCATGGAGCCTGCCGCTGGAGGACCGGGCCCTGCTGGTCGCCACCTACTGGCGCACGAACCTGACCATGCGCCAGCTCGACCCGCTGTTCGGGGTGTCCAAGTCTGCGGCGGACCGGATCATCGACGACATCGGGCCGATGCTCGCGCTCCAGCCCCGCAAGCGTTTCGCCAAGGACACCGTGCTCATCGTGGACGGCACTCTGGTCCCCACCAGGGATCACACCATCGCCGCACAGTCGAAGAACTACCGATACTCAACCAACCACCAGGTCGTCATCGACGCCGACACCCGCCTGGTCGTCGTGGTCGGCCGGCCTCTCGCCGGGAACCGCAACGACTGCAAGGCGTGGGAAGAATCCGGTGCCAAGGCCGCCGTCGGCAGGACCATGACGATCGCCGACGGCGGCTACCCGGGCACCGGTCTCGTTATGCCCCACCGACGCCGCAGAGACGAAGACCTGCCCGAGTGGAAACAAGCCCACAACACGTCCCACAAACAGGTCCGCGCCCGCATCGAGCACGTTTTCACCCGCATGAAGACCTGGAAGACCCTCCGCGACTGCCGCCTCAAAGGCGACGGAGTCCACCACGCCGTGCTCGGTATTGCGCGCATGCACAACCTCAGCCTCGCCGGATAG
- a CDS encoding MerR family transcriptional regulator yields MRIGELAERAGTTTRTLRYYESRGLLPARRAGNGYRAYDEDDLRLVQQIRTLQDFGFELEETRPFVECLRAGHPAGDACPASLAVYRRKLGELDSLIEQLQAVRVQVGAQLARAEVEAAAELPGGPEPRCELGG; encoded by the coding sequence ATGCGAATCGGGGAGCTGGCCGAACGGGCCGGGACGACCACGCGGACTCTGCGGTACTACGAGTCACGCGGACTGCTGCCTGCGCGGCGGGCCGGAAACGGGTACCGGGCGTACGACGAGGACGATCTGCGTCTGGTCCAGCAGATCAGGACCCTCCAGGACTTCGGCTTCGAACTGGAGGAGACCCGGCCGTTCGTCGAGTGCCTGCGCGCCGGCCACCCGGCCGGTGACGCCTGCCCCGCCTCGCTCGCCGTCTACCGGCGCAAGCTCGGCGAGCTCGACTCGCTCATCGAGCAGCTCCAGGCGGTACGCGTCCAGGTGGGCGCACAGCTCGCGAGGGCCGAGGTGGAGGCCGCGGCAGAGCTTCCCGGTGGCCCGGAACCACGTTGTGAACTGGGAGGATGA
- the trxA gene encoding thioredoxin, with protein sequence MIHAAEGVAEVTDTTFDAEVLAADLPVLVEFTADWCGPCRQLAPVLSAVAAEEAERIKIVQLDVDTSPGIASRYAVLSTPTLMVFRSGEPVKSMVGARPKRRLLQELEDVFETV encoded by the coding sequence ATGATTCATGCAGCAGAGGGCGTGGCCGAGGTCACGGACACCACCTTCGACGCGGAGGTGCTGGCGGCCGACCTTCCCGTACTGGTCGAGTTCACCGCCGACTGGTGCGGCCCGTGCCGCCAGCTCGCCCCCGTGCTCAGCGCCGTTGCCGCCGAGGAGGCCGAGCGCATCAAGATCGTCCAGCTCGACGTCGACACCAGCCCGGGGATCGCGAGCCGGTACGCGGTGCTGTCGACGCCGACCCTGATGGTGTTCCGCTCCGGCGAACCGGTGAAGTCGATGGTGGGGGCCCGGCCCAAGCGCAGGCTGCTCCAGGAACTGGAGGACGTGTTCGAGACGGTGTGA
- a CDS encoding DUF7848 domain-containing protein produces MSGPRAIVRHVQWTLAPNQEPDAEPQTYAMLCVVCGETSATAEDWGAPQGWALSHSGRNPSHHTYRELITRPWRTWMDP; encoded by the coding sequence ATGAGCGGGCCCCGGGCCATCGTGAGGCATGTCCAGTGGACCCTCGCGCCGAACCAGGAACCGGATGCCGAACCGCAGACGTACGCCATGCTGTGCGTCGTCTGCGGAGAGACCTCGGCTACAGCGGAGGACTGGGGCGCCCCGCAGGGATGGGCTCTCTCGCACTCGGGGCGCAATCCCTCCCACCATACGTACCGTGAGCTGATCACCAGGCCTTGGCGAACGTGGATGGACCCGTGA
- a CDS encoding helix-turn-helix domain-containing protein: protein MPLSENIRNFRRRAGLSQEQLAEQAGLSLGVVRKAEQGGSVRVETLHILARALGTTTSSLFETAAPEPVRGDEGDSVRLMELRRALMPPVGLSEVLVEPEGAVGLASIRRDIDDSHALYQADRYDSVAKRLPGILRAAEAAVVLSDAGEPRQRAIMVRASAFLLTGKYLTQVRRYDMAYHALSHGIRDARETGRTLLAATGVVGMGWLLLRQDRFDEVEHLATVTAAEVEPRMSNALPGQLAVWGELCQRVAAAAMRNNRPEVAKEARRMTATAASALDVEHIDFQEHWTTFGPVTAEMKAIEDLSLIGDARGVLSRADEGTLSRKALKKFGRPSANNWDRHRLDVARAHAMLGSHQDAMDELNTIRRASPEWLRHQQMARYIMGDILAGRKRTLTADMRDMAVHLGIAG, encoded by the coding sequence ATGCCGCTGTCCGAGAACATTCGTAACTTCCGGCGTCGCGCCGGCCTGAGCCAGGAACAGCTCGCCGAGCAGGCGGGTCTTTCTCTGGGGGTCGTTCGAAAAGCCGAGCAAGGTGGAAGTGTGCGGGTCGAGACACTTCACATACTCGCCAGGGCACTTGGCACCACCACATCCAGCCTCTTCGAGACCGCAGCTCCCGAGCCTGTCCGTGGGGACGAAGGTGACAGCGTCCGCCTCATGGAACTACGCCGCGCGCTCATGCCGCCGGTCGGTCTCTCCGAGGTTCTCGTAGAACCTGAAGGGGCAGTCGGCCTCGCTTCCATCCGGCGGGACATCGACGACTCGCACGCCCTGTACCAAGCCGACCGTTACGACTCCGTCGCAAAGCGCCTGCCGGGCATCCTTCGCGCCGCCGAGGCCGCCGTCGTGCTCAGCGACGCGGGGGAGCCGCGACAGAGAGCCATCATGGTCAGGGCCAGTGCCTTCCTCCTGACGGGCAAGTACCTCACCCAGGTTCGGCGCTACGACATGGCCTACCACGCCCTGTCACACGGCATCAGGGACGCGAGGGAGACCGGCCGGACTCTCCTTGCGGCCACCGGGGTCGTCGGTATGGGCTGGCTCCTTCTGCGGCAGGACAGGTTCGACGAAGTCGAACACCTCGCCACCGTCACGGCCGCCGAGGTGGAGCCGCGTATGTCCAACGCCTTGCCGGGCCAGCTCGCCGTCTGGGGGGAGCTGTGTCAGCGCGTAGCCGCTGCGGCGATGCGGAACAACCGTCCTGAGGTTGCCAAGGAAGCCCGGCGCATGACCGCGACCGCAGCCTCGGCCCTGGACGTCGAGCACATCGACTTCCAGGAGCACTGGACCACCTTCGGGCCCGTCACGGCCGAGATGAAGGCGATCGAGGATCTCTCCCTCATCGGTGACGCCCGCGGAGTGCTTAGCCGGGCCGATGAGGGAACTCTGAGCCGCAAGGCGCTGAAGAAGTTCGGGCGGCCGAGCGCGAACAACTGGGACCGGCACCGTCTCGACGTCGCCAGGGCCCACGCGATGCTCGGCTCCCACCAGGATGCCATGGACGAGCTGAACACCATCAGGAGGGCTTCTCCCGAGTGGCTCAGGCACCAGCAGATGGCCCGCTACATCATGGGCGACATTCTGGCCGGACGGAAGCGTACCCTCACAGCAGATATGCGTGACATGGCAGTTCACCTGGGCATCGCCGGGTAG
- a CDS encoding YciI family protein, whose product MAKYLLLKHYRGAPAPVNDVCMDQWTPEEISAHVQYMNDFAARLEKTGEFVDGQALAPEGAWVRYDGEGRPPVTDGPFAETKDLIAGWMVIDVDSYERAIELAGELSAAPGAGGKPIHEWLEVRPFLAAPPTITE is encoded by the coding sequence ATGGCCAAGTACTTGCTGCTCAAGCACTACCGCGGCGCCCCGGCTCCGGTGAACGACGTGTGTATGGACCAGTGGACGCCGGAGGAGATCTCGGCGCACGTGCAGTACATGAACGACTTCGCGGCCCGGCTGGAGAAGACAGGCGAGTTCGTCGACGGTCAGGCGCTCGCCCCCGAGGGAGCGTGGGTCCGGTACGACGGCGAGGGGCGCCCGCCGGTCACCGACGGTCCGTTCGCCGAGACCAAGGACCTCATCGCCGGCTGGATGGTGATCGACGTCGACAGCTACGAGCGCGCCATCGAACTGGCCGGGGAACTGTCGGCCGCCCCCGGGGCGGGCGGGAAGCCGATCCACGAGTGGCTGGAGGTGCGCCCGTTCCTGGCCGCGCCGCCCACCATCACGGAGTGA